One window from the genome of Salvia miltiorrhiza cultivar Shanhuang (shh) chromosome 7, IMPLAD_Smil_shh, whole genome shotgun sequence encodes:
- the LOC130992420 gene encoding protein TAP1-like, translating to MERKNTQVIIVLAILMVMLCISCAVAERELIAVGQCISICVSRCKGSPNYDRCYNGCARGCIPAATTSSFYCNLGCSLHKCGNAANDANQLESCLDECSKVQCKE from the exons ATGGAGAGGAAAAACACACAAGTGATTATTGTTTTGGCAATTTTGATGGTAATGTTATGTATATCTTGTGCAGTAGCAGAGAGAGAACTGATCGCCGTAGGTCAGTGCATCAGCATCTGCGTCTCGCGCTGCAAAGGCTCACCGAACTACGACCGATGCTACAACGGTTGCGCCCGCGGCTGCATACCTGCTGCCACCACGTCCTCGTTTTATTGCAACCTCGGCTGCTCCCTTCATAAATGCGGCAACGCTGCCAATG ATGCAAATCAGTTGGAGAGTTGCTTGGATGAGTGCTCTAAGGTTCAATGCAAAGAATAA